The genomic stretch ATTTTAGATGAGAAATGTAGAGCTGAAAATATTGATAATATTAAAACCATAAAAGAAAATCTTGAAGATGTGACATTAAAAGAAGTTGGAAAACAGGATATTGTTCTTTTATCAAGATCTATTAATGGGATATCACCAATAAAAGATACCATAAATAATGTAAACAATATAGCTGATAAATATGTTTATATAACAATATTTGGTCCAGAAAATTGGAAATTTGAAAATGATTTTTATGAAAGTATTGGAAAAGAAAAAAATGATTTTGCACCATATAATTATCTTTTTAATATTCTCATAAGTATGAATATTTATCCAAACATAGAAAATCTTGAAATTAAAACAAATAGGAAATATAAATCTGTTCAAGACGCAATTGATAATGGTAAATGGCAATTAAACAATTTTACAGAAGAAGAAAAAGAAGAGTTATATAAATACCTCGAAAAAAATCTAAGAAAAAATAATGAAGGAATGTTAGAAAATCCAAATGATAAAGCAGATTGGATTTTAATTTGGTGGAAAAAATAAAACTTCAAACTTTAAAAGAATATTATGTTTAAAAGAATATTATAATAAATATTTAAAAAATATTAGAATATAATATTTAAAAAAACATTATTATATTTAAGTTCAAACTATACTTATATATTCAATTATGTTTTATTCAATTAAGGATTAAAATTAAAAGGATTTATTTCTATTGATGCATCACCATCAAAGGCTTCACATTCATTGTCTCCTTTTAAATTTAGAAGTTGAATCAAA from Methanobrevibacter arboriphilus JCM 13429 = DSM 1125 encodes the following:
- a CDS encoding class I SAM-dependent methyltransferase — its product is MDWEFFWQEKLHKKRRKPKNWDNEADKFSKRSKQDEYQKKLFSKMRINKGDTVIDLGCGEGSITIPLSKKVKFVTAVDSSKRMLEILDEKCRAENIDNIKTIKENLEDVTLKEVGKQDIVLLSRSINGISPIKDTINNVNNIADKYVYITIFGPENWKFENDFYESIGKEKNDFAPYNYLFNILISMNIYPNIENLEIKTNRKYKSVQDAIDNGKWQLNNFTEEEKEELYKYLEKNLRKNNEGMLENPNDKADWILIWWKK